The following are encoded together in the Monodelphis domestica isolate mMonDom1 chromosome 5, mMonDom1.pri, whole genome shotgun sequence genome:
- the CDNF gene encoding cerebral dopamine neurotrophic factor, giving the protein MQPASPAASIVLTLATCIFAVYPIAVQGQGSPVRVGADCEVCKEFLERFYRSLIAKGVDFSQEIIENELISICLDAKGKENRLCYYLGATNDAATKILSEVTRPMSAHVPAVKICEKLKKIDNQICELKYEKKLDLESVDLSKMRVAELKKILSSWGEECKACIEKTDLVDLIKKLAPKYTSANPRSEL; this is encoded by the exons ATGCAGCCCGCAAGCCCAGCTGCATCCATAGTCCTTACCCTAGCTACCTGCATTTTTGCTGTCTACCCCATAGCCGTTCAGGGGCAGGGTTCCCCGGTGCGCGTTGGGGCTGACTGTGAAG tATGTAAAGAATTTCTGGAAAGATTCTACAGATCCTTAATAGCCAAAGGTGTTGACTTTTCCCAGGAAATCATAGAAAATGAATTAATCAGCATTTGTTTAGAtgccaaaggaaaagaaaatcgtCTG tgctATTATCTTGGAGCAACAAATGATGCAGCCACAAAGATCCTAAGTGAAGTCACTCGTCCAATGAGTGCCCATGTACCAGCAGTAAAGATTTGTGAGAAGTTGAAGAAGATAGACAATCAGATCTGCGAGCTTAAATATG aaaagaagttggatttagaatcagtGGATCTGTCGAAGATGAGAGTAGCAGAGCTGAAAAAGATTCTGAGCAGTTGGGGAGAAGAGTGCAAAGCATGCATAGAAAAAACAGACTTAGTAGATCTCATTAAAAAGTTGGCACCCAAGTACACTTCTGCGAATCCAAGATCAGAACTTTGA
- the MSANTD7 gene encoding zinc finger and SCAN domain containing 29 yields the protein MRSLDLVPQQLVRRRRKQLAPGNILRPHRASPKSSLLQLDAQEPSAFSHSTMASTNSSAGIRWSRQETRTLLAILGEAEYIQRLQTVHHNADVYQAVSKRMHQEGFRRTERQCRSKFKVLKALYLKAYVAHATSMGDPPHCPFYDTLDQLLRNQVVTDPDNLMEDAVWTKQCDQNLVASDLPGEEGNSNLKAKRNQAAADHQTILRAAKESDENCHLSVGIGNQLPETGDLEDSWDEASGAGCSQAIPSYSSSHSLYRGAVAPCHSSTVTRVGVSCEPGPCASTSRNTLGMASTQQPQASASRIHLVPGGDGTFTNQPPPRWARRRRRSVARTIAAELAENRRLARELSKREEEKLDRLIAIGEEASAQQDTANELRRDAVIAVRRLATAVEEATGAFQLGLEKLLQKLISSTKS from the exons ATGCGGTCCTTGGACCTGGTTCCACAGCAATTAGTCCGGAGAAGGAGGAAGCAACTGGCTCCAGGAAATATACTGAGACCACACAGAGCTTCCCCCAAGTCTTCATTGTTGCAACTTGATGCTCAGGAACCTTCAGCATTTTCCCATTCCACAATGGCCAGTACCAATAGCAGTGCGGGCATCCGCTGGTCCAGACAGGAGACACGTACTCTTCTGGCCATACTGGGTGAGGCAGAGTATATTCAGCGCCTCCAGACTGTCCATCATAATGCAGATGTCTATCAGGCTGTCTCAAAACGAATGCATCAGGAAGGTTTCCGACGCACAGAACGTCAGTGCCGCTCCAAGTTTAAAGTTTTGAAGGCTTTATACTTAAAGGCTTACGTCGCCCATGCCACCAGTATGGGTGACCCTCCACACTGCCCATTTTATGATACACTGGATCAGCTTCTCCGAAATCAGGTAGTGACTGACCCAGATAATTTAATGGAGGATGCTGTCTGGACCAAGCAATGTGATCAGAACTTAGTAGCCTCTGACCTCCcaggggaagagggaaacagCAACTTGAAGGCAAAGAGGAATCAGGCAGCAGCTGATCATCAGACTATCTTGAGAGCAGCTAAGGAATCAGATGAGAATTGTCACCTCAGTGTGGGAATCGGTAACCAGCTGCCTGAAACCGGTGACCTTGAGGATTCCTGGGATGAAGCCTCAGGTGCAG GCTGCTCTCAAGCGATCCCCAGCTACAGCAGCTCCCACAGCCTTTACAGAGGTGCAGTGGCTCCCTGTCATAGCAGCACTGTGACCAGAGTGGGTGTGTCCTGTGAGCCGGGTCCCTGCGCCAGCACCAGCCGCAACACCCTTGGCATGGCCTCCACACAACAGCCCCAGGCCTCTGCCTCTAGAATTCATCTTGTCCCTGGTGGGGATGGGACTTTCACCAACCAGCCACCTCCACGGTGGGCCCGGCGGAGAAGGCGTTCAGTGGCCAGGACCATTGCTGCTGAGCTGGCAGAAAACAGGAGACTGGCACGAGAACTTTCCAAGCGTGAGGAAGAAAAACTGGACAGGCTGATTGCTATTGGTGAGGAGGCTAGTGCCCAGCAAGACACGGCCAATGAGCTCCGCAGGGATGCTGTAATTGCAGTCAGACGTTTGGCTACGGCAGTAGAAGAAGCAACTGGTGCTTTTCAGCTAGGACTGGAAAAATTGCTTCAGAAGTTAATTTCAAGCACCAAAAGTTAG